A portion of the Candidatus Rhabdochlamydia sp. T3358 genome contains these proteins:
- the ssb gene encoding single-stranded DNA-binding protein gives MNQATVAGHLGSDPEVKFTPSNRKVTTLRVAARARKGGKDETIWWRVTIWGEQFDKMMGYFKKGSPIIVQGEMDLEIFTNREGKSQISAGITAHNIMFSPFGRTDQVGADGRQTSDAQPKEESVKPLLSNEPFDAEEEIPF, from the coding sequence ATGAATCAAGCTACAGTCGCTGGACATTTAGGTTCTGATCCAGAAGTTAAGTTTACCCCGTCAAATCGAAAAGTCACCACTTTGCGTGTAGCTGCACGTGCGCGTAAAGGTGGAAAAGATGAGACAATTTGGTGGAGAGTTACTATTTGGGGGGAACAATTTGACAAAATGATGGGCTATTTTAAGAAGGGCAGCCCCATTATAGTTCAAGGAGAAATGGACTTAGAAATCTTTACAAATCGAGAAGGAAAGTCTCAAATTTCAGCAGGAATTACAGCTCATAATATCATGTTTAGTCCTTTTGGTCGCACAGATCAAGTAGGGGCAGATGGGCGTCAGACAAGCGATGCTCAGCCAAAAGAAGAGAGTGTAAAGCCACTTTTAAGCAACGAACCATTTGATGCAGAAGAGGAGATTCCTTTTTAA